From the genome of Bacteroides sp. MSB163, one region includes:
- a CDS encoding succinate dehydrogenase/fumarate reductase iron-sulfur subunit — translation MDKNISFTLKVWRQKGPKAKGAFETYQMKDIPGDTSFLEMLDILNEQLISEGKEPVVFDHDCREGICGMCSLYINGHPHGPATGATTCQIYMRRFNDGDTITVEPWRSAGFPVIKDLMVDRTAYDKIMQAGGYVSVRTGSPQDANAILIPKQIADEAMDAAACIGCGACVAACKNGSAMLFVSAKVSQLNLLPQGKPEALRRAKAMLSKMDELGFGNCTNTRACEAECPKNISISNIARLNRDFIIAKLKD, via the coding sequence ATGGATAAAAATATAAGTTTCACACTGAAAGTATGGCGCCAGAAAGGCCCAAAGGCAAAAGGCGCTTTTGAAACATACCAAATGAAAGATATCCCCGGTGACACTTCATTCCTCGAAATGCTGGATATCTTGAATGAACAACTGATTTCTGAAGGTAAAGAACCGGTTGTATTCGATCATGACTGCCGCGAAGGTATCTGCGGTATGTGTTCGCTCTACATCAACGGACATCCTCACGGTCCTGCGACAGGTGCTACTACCTGCCAGATCTATATGCGTCGTTTCAACGATGGTGACACTATCACTGTTGAACCTTGGCGTTCTGCCGGTTTCCCGGTCATCAAAGACTTGATGGTAGACCGTACAGCTTACGACAAGATTATGCAAGCCGGTGGTTACGTTAGTGTGCGCACGGGCTCTCCTCAGGATGCCAATGCTATCCTGATTCCGAAGCAAATCGCTGACGAAGCTATGGATGCAGCAGCTTGTATCGGTTGCGGTGCTTGTGTAGCTGCTTGTAAGAATGGTTCTGCCATGTTGTTCGTTTCCGCAAAAGTTAGCCAGCTGAACTTGCTGCCGCAGGGTAAACCGGAAGCATTGCGTCGCGCAAAAGCTATGTTGAGCAAGATGGATGAACTCGGATTTGGTAACTGTACCAATACTCGTGCTTGCGAAGCCGAATGTCCGAAGAACATCTCTATCAGCAACATCGCCCGTCTGAACCGCGATTTCATCATCGCAAAACTGAAAGACTAA
- a CDS encoding helix-turn-helix domain-containing protein — protein sequence MTKDTLCTRQVDCTLCPKISDGTLVYRQYPQGQHFSAEKCTQNCMIFMLKGELLINSNEYPGTTLQSRQCVLQAIGSKMELLALTEVEYIAYWFTELPLICEDRYKEILERSEAPLTYTPLIANAKLERLLHDIADYFKEQPSACGKYLDIKRQELVYILTCYYPLRQISTFFYPISTYTESFHYFIMQNYDKVKNVEEFAHLGGYTTTTFRRLFKNMYNVPVYEWILDKKREGILNDLQFTKQRISVISSRYGFDSLSHFAHFCKDSFGDTPRSLRKRAASGEKITIIKEKNDDSAREQVDE from the coding sequence ATGACAAAAGACACTCTTTGCACACGGCAAGTAGATTGTACTCTATGCCCAAAAATCTCAGACGGGACATTGGTATATCGCCAATATCCCCAGGGGCAGCATTTCTCGGCGGAGAAGTGTACCCAGAACTGCATGATCTTTATGTTAAAGGGAGAATTGTTGATAAATAGTAACGAATACCCGGGCACTACGCTCCAGAGCAGACAATGTGTACTGCAAGCCATCGGTTCAAAAATGGAGTTGTTAGCACTGACCGAGGTGGAATATATCGCCTATTGGTTTACGGAACTTCCACTTATATGCGAAGACCGTTACAAGGAAATCCTCGAACGCTCTGAGGCTCCGCTGACCTACACACCGCTGATAGCGAATGCAAAACTGGAGCGGTTGCTGCATGATATCGCCGACTATTTTAAAGAACAGCCTTCCGCATGTGGGAAATATCTCGACATCAAACGCCAGGAACTGGTTTACATACTAACCTGCTATTATCCCCTGCGCCAGATAAGTACGTTCTTCTATCCCATCAGCACTTATACGGAAAGTTTCCATTATTTCATTATGCAGAACTACGACAAGGTGAAGAATGTGGAAGAATTCGCCCATTTGGGTGGATATACAACCACTACATTCCGCCGTTTGTTTAAAAATATGTATAATGTTCCGGTGTACGAATGGATACTGGACAAGAAACGTGAAGGTATTCTGAACGATCTGCAATTCACCAAGCAACGTATCTCCGTGATTAGTTCACGTTATGGTTTCGACTCTCTGTCGCACTTTGCTCATTTCTGTAAGGACTCCTTTGGAGACACCCCTCGTTCCTTGCGAAAACGTGCTGCCAGCGGAGAGAAAATCACCATTATAAAAGAAAAAAATGACGACTCAGCCAGGGAACAGGTTGACGAGTAA
- a CDS encoding fumarate reductase/succinate dehydrogenase flavoprotein subunit has protein sequence MTKIDSKIPEGPVAEKWTNYKAHQKLVNPANKRRLDIIVVGTGLAGASAAASLGEMGFRVFNFCIQDSPRRAHSIAAQGGINAAKNYQNDGDSVYRLFYDTVKGGDYRAREANVYRLAEVSNSIIDQCVAQGVPFAREYGGLLDNRSFGGAQVSRTFYARGQTGQQLLLGAYSALSRQVNAGTVKLYTRYEMQDVVLIDGRARGIIAKNLVTGKLERFAAHAVVIATGGYGNAYFLSTNAMTCNCTAAVSCYRKGAWMANPAMVQIHPTCIPVHGDKQSKLTLMSESLRNDGRIWVPKKKEDAIKLQKGEIKGSDIPEEDRDYYLERRYPAFGNLVPRDVASRAAKERCDAGFGVNNTGLAVFLDFSEAISRLGIDIVLQRYGNLFDMYEEITDVNPGELAKEIAGVKYYNPMMIYPAIHYTMGGIWVDYELMTSIKGLFAIGECNFSDHGANRLGASALMQGLADGYFVLPYTIQNYLADQITVPRFSTDLPEFAAAEKAIQDKIDWMMSIQGKKSVDSIHKELGHVMWEYVGMGRTAEGLKTGIAKLKEIRKEFEKELFIPGDKEGMNVELDKAIRLYDFIIMGELVAYDALNRNESCGGHFREEYQTEEGEAKRDDENFFYVACWEYQGSDEKAPELLKEPLVYEAIKVQTRNYKS, from the coding sequence ATGACTAAGATAGATTCAAAAATTCCGGAAGGACCGGTGGCTGAGAAATGGACCAACTATAAAGCTCACCAGAAATTAGTTAACCCTGCTAACAAGCGTCGCTTGGATATCATCGTAGTAGGTACGGGCTTGGCAGGTGCTTCTGCAGCCGCTTCACTCGGTGAAATGGGTTTCAGAGTATTCAACTTCTGTATTCAAGACTCTCCGCGCCGTGCACACTCCATCGCAGCACAGGGCGGTATCAACGCTGCAAAGAATTACCAAAACGACGGCGACTCTGTTTACCGTTTGTTCTACGATACAGTAAAGGGTGGTGACTACCGTGCCCGCGAAGCTAACGTTTACCGTTTGGCTGAGGTTTCCAACAGCATTATCGACCAATGTGTGGCACAAGGTGTTCCCTTCGCCCGCGAATACGGCGGTTTGCTGGATAACCGTTCTTTCGGTGGTGCTCAGGTATCACGTACGTTCTATGCCCGCGGCCAAACCGGACAGCAGTTGTTGCTGGGTGCTTACTCTGCACTGAGCCGCCAGGTAAACGCAGGTACCGTAAAATTATACACTCGTTACGAAATGCAGGACGTTGTCCTCATTGACGGACGTGCACGCGGTATCATCGCTAAAAATCTTGTAACCGGTAAACTGGAACGTTTTGCTGCACACGCAGTAGTAATCGCTACCGGTGGCTACGGAAACGCATACTTCCTGTCTACTAATGCAATGACTTGTAACTGTACAGCTGCCGTTTCTTGCTATCGCAAGGGTGCCTGGATGGCTAACCCGGCTATGGTACAGATTCACCCCACTTGTATTCCCGTTCACGGTGACAAGCAGTCTAAGTTGACTTTGATGTCAGAGTCTCTGCGCAATGACGGTCGTATCTGGGTTCCGAAGAAGAAAGAAGATGCCATAAAACTCCAGAAGGGTGAAATCAAGGGAAGCGATATTCCTGAAGAAGACCGCGACTACTACTTGGAACGCCGCTATCCGGCATTCGGAAACTTGGTTCCGCGTGACGTTGCCAGCCGTGCCGCTAAAGAACGTTGCGATGCTGGTTTCGGTGTGAACAATACAGGCTTGGCAGTATTCCTCGATTTCTCTGAGGCTATCAGTCGCTTAGGCATTGATATTGTTCTTCAACGTTATGGCAACCTCTTTGATATGTACGAGGAAATCACTGACGTTAATCCGGGTGAACTGGCAAAAGAAATTGCCGGTGTGAAATATTATAATCCGATGATGATTTATCCGGCTATCCACTACACAATGGGTGGTATCTGGGTTGACTACGAACTGATGACTTCTATCAAGGGTCTGTTCGCTATCGGTGAATGTAACTTCTCTGACCACGGTGCAAACCGCCTCGGTGCTTCCGCATTGATGCAGGGTCTGGCTGACGGTTACTTTGTATTGCCTTACACTATTCAGAACTATCTGGCCGACCAGATTACAGTTCCCCGCTTCTCTACCGACCTGCCTGAATTTGCAGCTGCCGAGAAAGCTATCCAGGACAAGATTGACTGGATGATGAGCATCCAAGGTAAGAAGTCTGTAGATTCTATCCACAAGGAACTGGGTCACGTAATGTGGGAATATGTAGGTATGGGCCGTACAGCAGAAGGTCTGAAGACCGGTATTGCCAAACTGAAAGAAATCCGTAAGGAATTCGAAAAAGAACTGTTCATCCCGGGAGATAAGGAAGGCATGAACGTAGAGTTGGATAAAGCTATCCGTCTGTACGACTTCATTATCATGGGCGAATTGGTTGCTTACGATGCTCTGAACCGTAACGAAAGCTGCGGTGGTCACTTCCGTGAAGAATACCAGACTGAAGAAGGCGAAGCAAAACGTGACGATGAAAACTTCTTCTACGTTGCTTGCTGGGAATATCAAGGTTCCGACGAGAAAGCTCCTGAGTTGCTGAAAGAACCGCTGGTTTACGAAGCAATCAAGGTACAGACTCGTAACTATAAGAGCTAA
- a CDS encoding phosphatase PAP2 family protein, translating to MKRTIFFVFFASLLVFNVSAQNWDINTLHKINSWDGKFIRNYNKIISRTEPYIAVGVPVAMALAAWVKKDRELLKDAVYVGTSVAGAFVVTYGMKYLIDRERPFDRYPDRVHAYSHETSPSFPSGHTATAFALATSLCVKYPKWYVIAPSALWACSVGVSRMNEGVHYPSDVLAGAVIGAGCAVVNIYVNRWLNKWLFGN from the coding sequence ATGAAACGGACTATTTTTTTTGTATTTTTCGCATCATTACTTGTATTCAATGTTTCTGCCCAGAACTGGGACATTAATACTTTGCATAAAATAAATAGTTGGGATGGTAAGTTCATTCGTAATTATAATAAAATAATTTCTCGTACTGAACCCTATATTGCTGTGGGTGTTCCTGTGGCGATGGCATTGGCTGCCTGGGTGAAAAAAGACCGCGAACTATTGAAGGATGCTGTGTATGTAGGTACCAGTGTTGCCGGTGCTTTTGTTGTGACTTACGGCATGAAATATCTTATAGATCGTGAACGCCCGTTCGACCGATATCCCGACCGGGTTCATGCTTATAGTCATGAAACCAGTCCTTCTTTTCCTTCCGGACATACGGCAACTGCTTTTGCATTGGCAACTTCACTTTGTGTGAAGTATCCGAAATGGTATGTAATCGCTCCATCCGCCTTATGGGCATGTTCTGTCGGAGTATCCCGTATGAATGAGGGCGTACACTATCCGTCCGATGTGCTGGCGGGTGCAGTTATCGGAGCCGGATGTGCCGTAGTAAATATCTATGTGAACCGTTGGCTGAACAAGTGGTTGTTCGGTAATTAA
- a CDS encoding succinate dehydrogenase/fumarate reductase cytochrome b subunit has protein sequence MWLSNSSVGRKVVMSVTGIALVLFLTFHMAMNLVALISAEGYNMVCEFLGANWYALVATVGLAALFVIHIIYAFWLTMQNRKARGTERYAVVDKPKTVEWASQNMLVLGLIVIVGLGLHLVNFWAKMQLPELMHNMGMHADTLTLAYAANGVYHIQNTFSNPVYVVLYLIWLGALWFHLTHGFWSSMQSLGWNNKVWINRWKCISNIYSTIVVVCFALVVVVFFAKSLCGGAC, from the coding sequence ATGTGGTTAAGTAATTCATCTGTAGGAAGGAAAGTGGTGATGAGCGTTACCGGTATCGCCCTTGTCCTGTTTCTGACGTTTCACATGGCGATGAACCTGGTTGCATTAATCTCGGCAGAGGGATACAACATGGTTTGTGAGTTCCTGGGAGCAAACTGGTATGCCTTGGTGGCTACGGTAGGTTTGGCCGCCCTTTTCGTTATTCACATCATCTACGCTTTCTGGCTGACAATGCAGAACCGCAAAGCACGCGGTACCGAACGTTATGCCGTAGTTGATAAACCCAAAACTGTGGAATGGGCTTCTCAGAACATGCTCGTATTGGGTCTTATCGTAATCGTAGGTCTGGGTCTGCACCTGGTGAACTTCTGGGCAAAAATGCAGCTTCCTGAGTTGATGCACAACATGGGTATGCATGCTGACACGCTGACACTGGCTTATGCCGCTAACGGTGTTTATCACATTCAGAACACATTCAGCAATCCGGTATACGTAGTGCTTTACCTCATTTGGCTCGGCGCACTGTGGTTCCACCTGACTCACGGTTTCTGGAGCTCTATGCAATCTCTGGGTTGGAACAACAAGGTATGGATTAACCGTTGGAAATGCATCTCCAACATTTACTCTACTATCGTCGTTGTATGTTTCGCCTTGGTGGTTGTCGTATTCTTCGCAAAATCATTGTGCGGCGGTGCTTGCTAA